In the Sinomonas cyclohexanicum genome, GGTGGAGAGGACGCTGGGGCGGGACCCCTCGGTGCACGCCTGGCGCGCCGCGGGCCCGCTCCTGCCCGGTGACCCGCCGCCGGGGGAGCTTGCGCGCCGCCTGGCGGAGACTGATGTGGCATTCCTCACGGAACGCGAACTCGTGGCGTACGTGGAGGCCTGCGGACACCTGGGGTTGTGGGCAGCGGGGCGAGCCGGGGCGGCCCGCGCGGAGCTCGAGGGCCGCACCCGGATCGCGGCCCGGGGACGCCCCTGAGCGTGCCCTACGATGGCGGTATGTCCGCCGAACTCACCGTCGCAGCCGTGCAGTCCGTGCCGCTCCCGGGGGGCCTCCATGCGAACATCGACGAGCACGTCAGGCTCCTCGAAGATGCCGACGGGCACGGCGCCCGGCTCGCCGTGTTCCCCGAACTGTCGCTCACCGGCTACGACCTCTCTCTGTTCGCGGACGAGTCGGCGTGGATCACGAGCCCGTCGGCCCAGCTCGCGGAGATCCAGGCCGCGTGCGAGGACATGGGGATCGCAGCGGCCGTGGGCGCCGCCGTCCGCGAGCCGGACGGCACGCCCCGCCTCGCCTCGCTCCTGCTCCGCCCAGGCACTGCGCCGCTCATCGCCCCAAAGGTGCACCTGCACGGCGCGGAGCGCGAACTCTTCGAGCCTGGAGACCACCCGACCCTGGTCGAGGTCGACGGGTGGAAGGTCGCGCTTGCCGTGTGCTTCGACGTCTCACAGCCGCGCCACGCCGCCGAGGCGGCAGCCTCCGGCGCGGACCTCTACGCGGCGTCGTCGGTCTACGTCGCGGGGGAGGAGCGCCGCCTTGACCTCCACTTCGGGGCGCGGGCCATGGACAGCCGGTTCTTCGCACTCCTCGCGAACGCCGGCGGGACGAGCGCGCTCGGCGAGTCCTGCGGGGAGAGCGGGATCTGGGGCCCCGACGGCCACCGCATGGCCGCTGCGCGGGGCACGGGCACGCAAGTCGTCCCGGCCGTCCTCTTCCGATCTGCGCTGATGCGGTACCGGCCTCGCGCCTGACGCGCGTTGCCCAAAGCGGCGGCCCACACGGTAACGTTCTGTGCATGGCTGACTCCGACAACCGCGCGCGCACTTTCGGCACCCTCCTGACCGCAATGGTGACCCCGTTCACCGAGGACGGCGAGGTCGATTTCGACGCGGCGGGCAAGCTGGCGGCCAAACTGGTCGACGACGGCTGCGACGGCCTCGTGGTCACGGGCACGACGGGCGAGACCTCGACCCTCACGGACGAGGAGAACCTCGGCATGTTCAAGGCCGTCCTCGAGGCCGTGGGCGGGCGCGCAAAGGTCATCGCGGGCACCGGCACGAACGACACCCGTCACTCGGTGAGCCTCTCGCGCCGCGCAGCTGACCTCGGCGTCGACGGGCTCCTGCTCGTCACCCCGTACTACAACAAGCCGAGCCAGGCGGGCGTCCAGGCCCACTTCGAGACTGTCGCGTCCGCGACCGACCTCCCGGTCATGCTCTACGACATCCCGGGCCGCACCGGCATCGCGGTGGAGACCGACACCATCCTCCGTCTCGCTGAGCACCCCAACATCGCCGGCCTCAAGGACGCCAAGGCAGACTTCGCCGCCGTCACCCGCGTGCTCGCCAAGACGGACCTCGCCGTCTACTCGGGCGACGACGGGCTCACCCTTCCGTGGATGGCCGCGGGGGCACTCGGCGTCGTGTCGGTCACGGCGCACGTGGCCACCGCGCAGTTCCGCGCCCTCGTCGACGCGGCGCTCGCGGGGGACTTCGCGACCGCCCGCCGCATCCACTTCGAGCTGGACCCGGTAATCCGCGGCGTCATGACGCGCGTCCAGGGCGCGGTCGCCACCAAGCAGGTTCTCAAGTGGCAGGGAGTCCTGCCCAACTCCGTGGTCCGTCTTCCCCTTGTGGAGCCGGGCGACGCGGAGCTTTCCCTCATCCGCAACGATCTGGCCGAAGCCGGAATGGACTTCGCCGCCTAGGAGCAGCACCAGCATGACCCAACGAGCCCTGTCCGTCCTCACCACCCCGCCGCCGCTCCCTTCGGGGAGCCTGCGGATCGTCCCGCTCGGCGGGCTCGGTGAGGTCGGGCGGAATATGGCCGTCTTCGAGATCGGGGGCAAGCTCCTGGTGGTCGACTGCGGCGTCCTGTTCCCCGAGGAGACGCAGCCCGGCGTCGACCTCATCCTCCCCGACTTCTCGTACATCGAGGACCGGCTGGACGACATCCTCGCCGTCGTGCTCACCCACGGCCACGAAGACCACATCGGCGGCGTCCCGTACCTCCTGCGGCGCCGCAGGGACATCCCCCTCGTGGGCTCCCAGCTGACGCTCGCCTTCGTCGAGGCGAAGCTCGCCGAGCACCGCATCACCCCGGTGCTGCGCGTGGTCGAGGAGGGGCAGGTGCTCGACTTCGGCCCGTTCCAGACCGAGTTCATCGCCGTGAACCACTCCATCCCGGACGCCCTCGCCGTGTTCATCCGCACCGCGGGCGGCACTGTGCTGCACACGGGCGACTTCAAGATGGACCAGCTCCCGCTCGACGGCCGCATCACGGACCTGCGCCACTTCGCCCGCCTCGGCGAGGAGGGCGTGGACCTGTTCATGGCGGACTCGACGAACGCGGACGTCCCGGGGTTCACGACTGCGGAGAAGGAGATCGGCCCCACGCTCGACCGCTTCTTCGGGCAGGCCCGCAAGCGGATCATCGTGGCGAGCTTCTCCTCGCACGTCCACCGCGTGCAGCAGGTGCTCGACGCCGCGCATCACCACGGCCGGAAGGTCGCCTTCGTGGGGCGGTCGATGGTGCGCAACATGGGCATCGCCGCGAAGCTCGGCTACCTCGACGTGCCCCCGGGCATCCTCGTGGACATCAAGCAGATCGACGAGATCCCCGACCACCGGCTCGTGCTCATGTCCACCGGATCGCAGGGCGAGCCCATGGCCGCACTCTCGCGCATGGCCAGCGGCGACCACCGGGTCCAGGTCGGGCAGGGCGACATGGTCATCCTCGCGTCATCGCTCATCCCCGGCAACGAGAACGCCGTCTTCCGCGTGGTCAACGGGCTGCTCAAGCTCGGCGCGACCGTCGTCCACAAGGGCATGGCCAAGGTCCACGTCTCCGGCCATGCCGCCGCCGGCGAGCTGCTCTACTGCTACAACATCGTCGAGCCCCTCAACGCGATGCCTGTGCACGGGGAGACCCGGCACCTCATCGCCAACGGCAACCTCGCGCTCGAGACCGGAATGGAGCCCGAGAGCGTGATCCTCGCGGACAACGGCACGGTCGTGGACCTCGCCGACGGCGTCGCGAAGATCGTCGGCCAGGTCGAGGTCGGCTTCGTCTACGTCGACGGCAGCAGCGTCGGCGAGATCACCGATGTCGACCTCAAGGACCGCCGGATCCTCGGCGAGGAGGGGTTCATCTCGGTCATCACGGTCGTGAACCGCTCCACGGGCAAGGTCGTCTCCGGCCCGGAGATCCACGCGCGCGGCGTCGCCGAGGACGATTCAGTGTTCGACGACATCATCCCCAAGGTCAACGAGGCGCTCGAGGAAGCCATCCTGGCCAGGCCGGACCACACCGCCCATCAGCTCCAGCAGGTGGTGCGGCGCGTCATCGGCACGTGGGTGAGCCGCAAGCTCCGTCGCAAGCCGATGATCATCCCGGTAGTCCTCGAGGCCTGACGCCTCCGGCGAGAAGCATCGCGAAAGGCCGCCGCTCCCGTGGAAATCCGCGGGGACGGCGGCCTTTCGCGGTACGGTTGCGAATATGGCGACTCGTACCTCCTCCACGCCACCCACCAGATCGAACCCGTCGCGATCCGGCGCCTCGAACCGGTCCAGCGCGTCCAAGCCGGGCGCCCGGACCGGGACCGGCGCGCCCCGCGGGAAGACGGGCAACGGGAGGACGACGACGCGCGGCGTCACCACGACGGACGCCGGCCAGCCGTGGCTGGCGCGCATGATCGGCGGGACATGGGGGGCGCTCGCCCACGCGGTCGGCGGAGGGGTGCGCCGCATCGGGACAGACGTGAGCGACCTCGACCCCGAAGAGCGCCGCGACGGCGCCGCCCTGTTCAACCTGGTCCTTGCCGTGTTCATCGCGACCTTTGCCTGGTGGGGCTGGACAGGCTGGTTCCCCGACACGGTCTACGCCGTGGTCAACGGCACCTTCGGGTGGGTCTCGCTCCTGCTCCCGCTCATGCTCGGGGTGTGCGCGTTCCGGCTCTTCCGGAAGCCGGCCGACCACCGCGGCAACAACCGGGTGGGGATCGGATTCCTCGTCATGACCTTCGCCGCCACCGGTCTGGCCCACGTGCTCGGGGGCCTGCCCTCGGCGGCCAACGGCTTCGACGGGCTCCGGATGGCGGGCGGCATGCTCGGCTTCCTCGCCGCCTCGCTCCTCGCGGCGATCCACCCCGCGGTTCCGGTCATCGTCTACTCCCTTCTCGCGTTCGTCTCCGTCCTGATCGTCACCGCGACGCCGTTCGCCGCCATCCCACGCCGCATCCGCGCCGCGTGGGAGCACCTCATGGGCCTCGATCTCGGGCCCGAGGAGACGGACGGCCATGACCGCAGCTACCTCTACGACACCGATCGCAGGGCTCAGGAGGCGGCCCGAGAGCGGCGCAAGAAGAAGCGCCGCCTCTTCGGCAAGGACGCCGAGGACGCCGGCGACCATCCCGACGGACTGGCCGGGGACGAGCCGTACGAGCAGGCCCTCGTCGACGACCCGGCCGCGGCGGACGCCACGGTGCCAATGCCGGCCGCAGCGCCGGGCCGCTCCCAGGCCGAGGCGGCGATCCAGAAGATCCGGGCTGCGCAGGGGCGCGGCGGTGCGGCTGGTGCGGGAGCGGCGTCGGCCTCGACGGGGGAGCCCACCGAGGCGATCCCCACGGTGGGCCTCCCGACGCCCAACCCCGGCGCGACGACCCACGTGCCCTCGACGCCGGTCGCACCGACCCCGCCGCCGACCCCGATCCCGCAGCGCACCGAGCAGCTCCAGCTCTCGGGCGACGTCGCATACACCCTCCCGTCGTCGGACTTCCTCGTGCAGGGCTCGGCGCCGAAGGAGCGGACCGAGGCGAACGACGCCGTGGTGGCGGCGCTCACGAGCACGCTGACGCAGTTCAACGTCGATGCCGAGGTCACCGGGTTCTCCCGTGGGCCGACCGTCACGCGGTACGAGATCGAGCTCTCGCCGGGTACCAAGGTCGAGAAGGTCACGGCGCTGTCCAAGAACATCGCCTACGCCGTCGCGAGCTCGGACGTGCGCATCCTCAGCCCCATCCCCGGCAAGAGCGCGATCGGCATCGAGATCCCCAACACGGACCGCGAGACCGTCTCGCTCGGCGACGTGCTGCGCAGCCAGAACGCGCGCCGCACCGAGCACCCCATGGTCATGGGAGTCGGCAAAGACGTCGAGGGCGGCTTCGTCGTGGCGAACCTCGCCAAGATGCCCCACCTGCTCGTGGCGGGTGCGACCGGCGCCGGCAAGTCCTCCTTCGTGAACTCGATGATCACCTCGATCCTCATGCGCGCCACGCCGGACGAGGTGCGCATGGTCATGGTCGACCCCAAGCGCGTCGAGCTCACCGCGTACGAGGGCGTCCCGCACCTCATCACGCCCATCATCACGAACCCGAAGAAGGCCGCCGAGGCGCTCCAGTGGGTCGTCCGGGAGATGGACGCCCGGTATGACGACCTCGCGAACTACGGCTTCAAGCACATCGACGACTTCAACAAGGCCGTCCGTGCCGGCAAGGTCGTCCCACCGCCGGGATCCGAGCGCAAGGTGCGGCCGTACCCGTACCTGCTTGTCATCGTCGACGAGCTCGCCGACCTCATGATGGTCGCGCCGCGGGACGTCGAGGATTCGATCGTGCGCATCACCCAGCTCGCGCGAGCGGCCGGCATCCACCTCGTCCTCGCGACCCAGCGCCCGTCCGTGGACGTGGTCACGGGCCTCATCAAGGCCAACGTGCCCTCGCGCATGGCATTCGCGACCTCGTCGGTCACGGATTCCCGCGTGGTGCTCGACCAGCCCGGGGCCGAGAAGCTCATCGGCCAGGGCGATGCGCTGTTCCTGCCCATGGGCGCCTCGAAGCCCATGCGCGTCCAGGGCGCGTGGGTGTCCGAGTCGGAGATCCACAAGGTCGTCGAGCACGTCAAGGGCCAGCTCACCGTGACGTACCGCGACGACGTCGCGGTCGAGGCGGAGAAGAAGCAGATCGACGAGGAGATCGGCGACGACCTCGAGGTGCTCCTCCAGGCCACCGAGCTCGTGGTCACGACCCAGTTCGGCTCGACCTCCATGCTCCAGCGCAAGCTGCGCGTCGGCTTCGCCAAGGCCGGGCGCCTGATGGACCTCCTCGAGAGCCGCGGCGTGGTCGGACCGTCGGAGGGCTCCAAGGCGCGCGATGTCCTCGTCAAGCCCGACGACCTGCCCGCGGTGCTCTCCGCGCTGCGAGGCGAGGACGCGCCGTCGTCCGCGTCTAACCCCACAGACCAGGCG is a window encoding:
- the dapA gene encoding 4-hydroxy-tetrahydrodipicolinate synthase, producing MADSDNRARTFGTLLTAMVTPFTEDGEVDFDAAGKLAAKLVDDGCDGLVVTGTTGETSTLTDEENLGMFKAVLEAVGGRAKVIAGTGTNDTRHSVSLSRRAADLGVDGLLLVTPYYNKPSQAGVQAHFETVASATDLPVMLYDIPGRTGIAVETDTILRLAEHPNIAGLKDAKADFAAVTRVLAKTDLAVYSGDDGLTLPWMAAGALGVVSVTAHVATAQFRALVDAALAGDFATARRIHFELDPVIRGVMTRVQGAVATKQVLKWQGVLPNSVVRLPLVEPGDAELSLIRNDLAEAGMDFAA
- a CDS encoding ribonuclease J, which translates into the protein MTQRALSVLTTPPPLPSGSLRIVPLGGLGEVGRNMAVFEIGGKLLVVDCGVLFPEETQPGVDLILPDFSYIEDRLDDILAVVLTHGHEDHIGGVPYLLRRRRDIPLVGSQLTLAFVEAKLAEHRITPVLRVVEEGQVLDFGPFQTEFIAVNHSIPDALAVFIRTAGGTVLHTGDFKMDQLPLDGRITDLRHFARLGEEGVDLFMADSTNADVPGFTTAEKEIGPTLDRFFGQARKRIIVASFSSHVHRVQQVLDAAHHHGRKVAFVGRSMVRNMGIAAKLGYLDVPPGILVDIKQIDEIPDHRLVLMSTGSQGEPMAALSRMASGDHRVQVGQGDMVILASSLIPGNENAVFRVVNGLLKLGATVVHKGMAKVHVSGHAAAGELLYCYNIVEPLNAMPVHGETRHLIANGNLALETGMEPESVILADNGTVVDLADGVAKIVGQVEVGFVYVDGSSVGEITDVDLKDRRILGEEGFISVITVVNRSTGKVVSGPEIHARGVAEDDSVFDDIIPKVNEALEEAILARPDHTAHQLQQVVRRVIGTWVSRKLRRKPMIIPVVLEA
- a CDS encoding FtsK/SpoIIIE family DNA translocase: MATRTSSTPPTRSNPSRSGASNRSSASKPGARTGTGAPRGKTGNGRTTTRGVTTTDAGQPWLARMIGGTWGALAHAVGGGVRRIGTDVSDLDPEERRDGAALFNLVLAVFIATFAWWGWTGWFPDTVYAVVNGTFGWVSLLLPLMLGVCAFRLFRKPADHRGNNRVGIGFLVMTFAATGLAHVLGGLPSAANGFDGLRMAGGMLGFLAASLLAAIHPAVPVIVYSLLAFVSVLIVTATPFAAIPRRIRAAWEHLMGLDLGPEETDGHDRSYLYDTDRRAQEAARERRKKKRRLFGKDAEDAGDHPDGLAGDEPYEQALVDDPAAADATVPMPAAAPGRSQAEAAIQKIRAAQGRGGAAGAGAASASTGEPTEAIPTVGLPTPNPGATTHVPSTPVAPTPPPTPIPQRTEQLQLSGDVAYTLPSSDFLVQGSAPKERTEANDAVVAALTSTLTQFNVDAEVTGFSRGPTVTRYEIELSPGTKVEKVTALSKNIAYAVASSDVRILSPIPGKSAIGIEIPNTDRETVSLGDVLRSQNARRTEHPMVMGVGKDVEGGFVVANLAKMPHLLVAGATGAGKSSFVNSMITSILMRATPDEVRMVMVDPKRVELTAYEGVPHLITPIITNPKKAAEALQWVVREMDARYDDLANYGFKHIDDFNKAVRAGKVVPPPGSERKVRPYPYLLVIVDELADLMMVAPRDVEDSIVRITQLARAAGIHLVLATQRPSVDVVTGLIKANVPSRMAFATSSVTDSRVVLDQPGAEKLIGQGDALFLPMGASKPMRVQGAWVSESEIHKVVEHVKGQLTVTYRDDVAVEAEKKQIDEEIGDDLEVLLQATELVVTTQFGSTSMLQRKLRVGFAKAGRLMDLLESRGVVGPSEGSKARDVLVKPDDLPAVLSALRGEDAPSSASNPTDQALADNASANHHVGQYEVDSPYAEDLVAKDLDSRPHAVDYHDGDDASGGDDEGGEDAWQLTGR
- a CDS encoding carbon-nitrogen hydrolase family protein encodes the protein MSAELTVAAVQSVPLPGGLHANIDEHVRLLEDADGHGARLAVFPELSLTGYDLSLFADESAWITSPSAQLAEIQAACEDMGIAAAVGAAVREPDGTPRLASLLLRPGTAPLIAPKVHLHGAERELFEPGDHPTLVEVDGWKVALAVCFDVSQPRHAAEAAASGADLYAASSVYVAGEERRLDLHFGARAMDSRFFALLANAGGTSALGESCGESGIWGPDGHRMAAARGTGTQVVPAVLFRSALMRYRPRA